One region of Flavobacterium sp. KACC 22763 genomic DNA includes:
- a CDS encoding M42 family metallopeptidase, with amino-acid sequence MSTKSILNDTSIAFLESYLNNASPTGYESEGQKLWMNYLKPYVDTFITDTYGTAVGVINPDAPYKVVIEGHADEISWYVNYITEDGLIYVIRNGGSDHQIAPSKRVNIHTKNGIVKGVFGWPAIHTRLRDKEEIPKLSNIFIDLGCETKEQVEALGVHVGCVITYPDEFMILNENKFVCRAIDNRMGGFMIAEVARLLKENNKKLPFGLYIVNSVQEEIGLRGAEMIAHRIKPNVAIVTDVTHDTTTPMIDKKVEGDLKMGKGPVIGYSPAIQNKLRDLIVDTAEEKKIPFQRHATSRATGTDTDAFAYSNGGVPSALISLPLRYMHTTVEMVHRDDVENVIQLIYESLLKIENNETFSYFK; translated from the coding sequence ATGAGTACGAAATCTATCTTAAATGATACTTCAATAGCATTTTTAGAAAGCTACCTAAATAACGCTTCTCCAACAGGTTACGAAAGTGAGGGACAAAAACTTTGGATGAATTATTTAAAACCTTATGTAGACACTTTTATTACAGATACTTATGGAACGGCTGTTGGTGTAATTAATCCAGATGCTCCTTACAAAGTTGTAATTGAAGGACATGCAGATGAAATTTCATGGTATGTAAACTATATTACAGAAGACGGTTTAATATATGTAATACGAAATGGGGGTTCTGATCATCAGATTGCTCCTTCTAAAAGAGTAAACATTCATACTAAGAACGGAATTGTGAAAGGTGTTTTTGGATGGCCCGCTATTCATACCCGTTTGCGTGACAAGGAAGAGATTCCTAAATTAAGTAATATTTTTATTGATTTAGGATGTGAAACCAAAGAGCAAGTTGAAGCGCTAGGTGTTCATGTTGGATGTGTAATTACATATCCTGACGAATTTATGATTTTGAACGAGAATAAGTTTGTTTGTCGTGCAATCGATAATAGAATGGGCGGTTTCATGATTGCTGAAGTTGCTCGATTATTAAAGGAAAACAACAAAAAACTTCCGTTTGGTTTATACATTGTAAATTCTGTTCAGGAAGAAATTGGTCTGCGAGGAGCTGAAATGATTGCGCATCGCATAAAACCAAATGTAGCAATTGTGACTGATGTTACTCACGACACCACTACTCCAATGATTGATAAAAAGGTTGAAGGCGACCTTAAAATGGGTAAAGGTCCTGTTATTGGCTACTCTCCCGCTATTCAGAATAAATTGCGCGATTTGATTGTTGATACTGCTGAGGAGAAAAAAATTCCGTTTCAGAGACATGCTACTTCGCGTGCAACGGGTACAGATACTGATGCTTTTGCGTATAGCAATGGCGGTGTGCCATCTGCTTTGATTTCTCTTCCGTTACGATATATGCATACTACTGTAGAAATGGTTCATAGAGACGATGTTGAAAATGTGATTCAGCTTATTTATGAATCTTTACTGAAAATTGAGAACAACGAGACTTTTTCTTATTTTAAATAA
- a CDS encoding DUF4294 domain-containing protein → MRLTTFLFILLVCFSSKAQVTPKENEQMGYILTEKDSILADTIQLPEIIISKGQKMSPEEMKQFQILQNRVYKVYPYAKLAAERLTALNNGMARLKTSREKKKYFKIVEDYLNNEFEERLKKLSRKQGQILVKLIHRQTGITTYELIKTLKSGFKAFVSNTTANLFDISLKEEYKPYDVNEDYLIETILVRAFESGRLVNQKPASPVDYEDLSEKWQQKAKDLNKK, encoded by the coding sequence ATGAGACTAACCACCTTTTTATTTATACTCTTAGTTTGTTTTTCTTCCAAAGCCCAAGTTACTCCTAAGGAAAACGAACAAATGGGATACATATTAACAGAGAAAGATTCTATTCTCGCTGACACTATTCAATTGCCAGAAATAATTATTTCAAAAGGGCAAAAGATGAGTCCAGAAGAAATGAAACAATTTCAGATTCTTCAAAACAGAGTATATAAAGTATATCCTTATGCTAAACTTGCTGCAGAACGATTAACTGCATTGAATAACGGAATGGCGCGTTTAAAAACCAGCCGAGAGAAAAAGAAGTATTTTAAGATTGTAGAAGATTATTTAAACAACGAATTTGAAGAAAGACTTAAAAAACTCTCTAGGAAGCAAGGGCAGATTTTAGTGAAATTGATTCATCGTCAAACAGGAATTACAACCTACGAGTTGATTAAAACTTTAAAAAGCGGATTCAAAGCCTTTGTGTCAAATACAACGGCCAATTTATTTGATATAAGTTTAAAAGAGGAGTATAAACCATACGATGTAAACGAAGACTACTTGATAGAAACAATCTTGGTTAGAGCATTTGAATCTGGCCGATTGGTAAATCAGAAACCAGCGAGTCCCGTAGATTATGAAGATCTATCGGAGAAGTGGCAACAAAAAGCAAAAGATTTAAATAAGAAGTAA